In the genome of Nitratireductor sp. GISD-1A_MAKvit, the window ATGGCCAAACAGTTCGGTCTCGATCATGTCGGGCGGAATCGCCGCGCAATTGACCGGAACGAAGGGCTTTTCTGCCCGCTCCGAAAGGGAGTGGAGGGAGCGCGCCGCGACTTCCTTGCCCGTACCCGACTGGCCCGTCAGAAGCACCGATGTCGGCAGCGGCGCAACGCGTGCAATCGTCTCTCGCACATCGCTGATTGCCCCCGACCCGCCGATCAGCTTGTCACGCAGGAGCACATGTTCGGAGGTGGATCGGAGTTCATAGCGCAGAACGTAGTTCTCGCGCTGAAGCCGCATCTGATCGAGGCACCGTGCCACGGCGTTCAATAGCTGGTTTGAACGGAACGGTTTCAGGATGAAATCCACCGCCCCGGCTCTCAGCGCCTGTATCGCCGTCTCCAGATCCGCATAGGCGGTCATCAGTATGGCATTAGAGAAAAAGCCAATCGCGCGCTGTTCGGCCAGCCAGTCGACCCCGTTCTTGCCGGGCATGATGTTGTCGAGGATCACCACGTCATAATGATTGGCATCGAGCTTGCGCGAGGCTTCCTGCGTGTCGGCGGCTTCGTCGAAACGTTTGCAGCGCGGCCCAAGCGTGCGCATGAGAAAATTGCGCATTCCCGGTTCGTCATCAATGACGAGGATCGATGCCTGGGCCAGCCAGGGCCCGAACTCCGGATCCGCCGTCATGTCGCGCCGCGCTGTTGCCGCCTGTCCGCCTGCCATGTCTTCTGCACCTCCCCCGTGTCGCGGCATGATTAGACAAGGCGGAAGGGAAAGCAAATAGCCGACTGGCTACTGTGCTCCGCCGGCACGAAACGAGTTCTGCCATTGTTCGAGAAATGCCCTGCGCTTGGCCCTGTCCAGCCCGACCAGCAGCGCGGGAGAAAGCTCGATCGGACGGAATGCGGCCTCTTCGGCCGATGGGGCCGGCACCGGTATCGATGGCGTTCAGTCTCTCCGGCCCGCTGATCGACGACATCAGGTGCGATGGTCCCGAAAGGAGCTCCTGCCCCGATTTGCTCAATGCAAAGGCGATGAGCGCATTTGCTGCCCGCTTGTTGCGGGCGTGGCGTGAGACGAATGCTGCACGCGGAAGCGCGAGCGTGTAATCGGAGGGGAACACGATACCGATCCTCGGATCGTCCTTCTGGCGCGCAAGCGCGTAGGATCCAAGCACATTGTAACCCAGCACCAGCTCGCCATTGCGAACCCCGTCGATCACCTCGGAGCTGCAGCAATAAAGCCGTGCGCGGTTCTGACCGAGGCTTTCCAGCAACCGCCCCCAGGTTGAAGCCTGTGCGGCATCCTCGAACGCGAAAATGTAGCCCACGCCCGAGCTTTCGATATCGTAGGTGCCGATACGTCCGCGAAAACGCTCCGTCTGGCGCAGGAGATCGACCAGTTCGAAGCGGTTTCGCGGCACTTCATCCGGGTCGAGCCCCTGCCGGTCGTAAACGATGACGGCGGGTTCGAAGGTGAGTCCGACCAGCTCGTTGCGCCAGGAAGCCCAGTCGTGCAGTGCCGCAGGCAGGGCAAACTGAAAGGGCTCCGAACACCCGTCATTCACCAGCCGCACCTGCTCGGGAAGCGCCGAGGAAATCACCGTATCGGCGAAAAACCGCTCTTCCTGACATGCCTCGTTCGTGGCTGCGTAGAGGTCGAGACTTGTCATCTGACGGTAAATGATCGTGGTGGCGGGATTTGCCGTCTGGAACGCCCTGATCAGCGGCTCGATATGCACGAGGTCCGTCACACTGCCTATGACAAGCTGCTCGATCTCTCCGGCGGGTGCTTCGAAAACCGTGTCGGTGTTCTGCGCCATGGAGGGCGACACGAGGGCCAGAACGGCAACCAGAATGGCCGCAAAGCTTCTCATTTGCGGTCTCCTGCCTCATCGGCCAACGGCAGGACAAGACTGATCGAAAACATGCCATCGCCTCCTTCAAGTGCAATGCGGCCGTGATGAAATTCGGCCACTTCGCGAACTATCGCCAGGCCCAGCCCCGCACTTTCGGGCTTGTTGGGATTGATCGCGAACCGACGACCGATCTCTGCCGGGTCACTCGCCACAACGCCCTCCCCATGGTCGGAAACGACGATCTGCGCCCGACCGGCGGCACCTGAAACGGCCACGCCCACCGGTGGCTTGCCATGTGCAAGGGCATTGTTGAGCAGGTTTTTCACCGCCTCGCGCAGGCTGAATGCATCGCCGCGCACCATGACCGGTTCTTCCGGAAGATCCAGCCGGATGCGCGATTTTCGTCCCCCTGCCAACTGGCCGAATTCGCGTTCCGCATCA includes:
- a CDS encoding sigma-54-dependent transcriptional regulator; the protein is MAGGQAATARRDMTADPEFGPWLAQASILVIDDEPGMRNFLMRTLGPRCKRFDEAADTQEASRKLDANHYDVVILDNIMPGKNGVDWLAEQRAIGFFSNAILMTAYADLETAIQALRAGAVDFILKPFRSNQLLNAVARCLDQMRLQRENYVLRYELRSTSEHVLLRDKLIGGSGAISDVRETIARVAPLPTSVLLTGQSGTGKEVAARSLHSLSERAEKPFVPVNCAAIPPDMIETELFGHLKGAFTGAESAREGLFMHAQGGTLFLDEIGELPLATQSKLLRVLEDRRIRPVGSEREIPVDLRFVFATNADLNRMVETGEFRSDLFFRINVMQIHLPPLRDRGDDVQELADLFMSKLSLQLGMPRVPIGQEARAALAAYDWPGNVRELRNLIERTLILGRFPDDFGGGSPGMPGKGGGGESLADIERRHILSVLNKMGGDREAAARQLGISRKTIDRKCAAWNV
- a CDS encoding ABC transporter substrate-binding protein, which codes for MRSFAAILVAVLALVSPSMAQNTDTVFEAPAGEIEQLVIGSVTDLVHIEPLIRAFQTANPATTIIYRQMTSLDLYAATNEACQEERFFADTVISSALPEQVRLVNDGCSEPFQFALPAALHDWASWRNELVGLTFEPAVIVYDRQGLDPDEVPRNRFELVDLLRQTERFRGRIGTYDIESSGVGYIFAFEDAAQASTWGRLLESLGQNRARLYCCSSEVIDGVRNGELVLGYNVLGSYALARQKDDPRIGIVFPSDYTLALPRAAFVSRHARNKRAANALIAFALSKSGQELLSGPSHLMSSISGPERLNAIDTGAGPIGRRGRIPSDRAFSRAAGRAGQGQAQGISRTMAELVSCRRSTVASRLFAFPSALSNHAATRGRCRRHGRRTGGNSAARHDGGSGVRALAGPGIDPRH